From the genome of Psychrilyobacter atlanticus DSM 19335, one region includes:
- a CDS encoding dipeptide epimerase — MIIEKIQVGKIKVPLITPFKTALRTVESVEDIVIIIETDTGNSGFGEAPPTAVITGDTHDSIIGAVTLIGKQLIGKNIEGFNDLIDIVQKTILKNTSAKAALEIALYDLFAQSMNKPLYKVLGGGLNHLKTDLTISVDSVEKMVADSLKAVENGFDELKIKVGKNIEEDIYRIKSIYEAVGSDIKLRLDANQGWSAKESIYAIKKIEEYGIVLDFVEQPVKADDIHGMIKVTSEVLSPILADESIFSPKDAIEVIIREAADIINIKLMKTGGISNALKIINICEIYNIPCMIGCMLEAGISVTAAAHLAAAKSSIITRIDLDGPALCSENPLDGGILMDGPEITLSNEPGLGIKNITGFELIKDIK, encoded by the coding sequence ATGATCATAGAAAAAATACAAGTTGGAAAGATCAAAGTTCCACTGATTACACCGTTTAAAACAGCACTTCGAACGGTGGAAAGTGTAGAAGATATAGTTATAATTATAGAAACTGATACAGGAAATAGTGGATTTGGGGAAGCTCCTCCAACTGCTGTTATTACAGGTGATACCCACGATTCTATAATCGGAGCCGTAACTTTAATAGGAAAACAATTAATAGGGAAAAATATTGAAGGTTTTAATGACCTGATAGACATTGTACAGAAGACAATACTTAAAAATACCAGTGCAAAGGCAGCTCTAGAGATAGCCCTCTATGACCTGTTTGCACAATCTATGAATAAACCTCTATATAAAGTCCTAGGAGGAGGTCTTAACCATTTGAAAACCGATCTAACCATCAGTGTAGACAGCGTTGAAAAGATGGTAGCCGACAGCCTCAAAGCTGTAGAAAATGGCTTTGATGAGTTAAAGATCAAGGTGGGTAAAAATATTGAAGAAGATATTTATAGGATAAAATCTATCTATGAAGCAGTAGGATCCGATATAAAATTGCGGTTAGATGCAAATCAGGGATGGAGTGCAAAGGAATCAATCTATGCCATCAAGAAAATCGAGGAATATGGGATTGTCTTGGATTTTGTAGAACAACCTGTAAAAGCTGACGATATCCATGGAATGATAAAGGTTACATCTGAGGTCTTATCCCCAATTTTGGCAGATGAATCTATCTTTTCACCTAAAGACGCAATAGAAGTAATCATTCGAGAAGCTGCTGATATTATCAATATTAAATTGATGAAAACTGGTGGAATATCAAATGCTTTAAAAATAATTAATATCTGTGAGATCTATAATATTCCATGTATGATCGGATGTATGTTAGAAGCAGGAATAAGTGTTACAGCGGCAGCTCATTTGGCAGCAGCAAAGAGTTCTATTATAACCCGGATAGATTTAGACGGTCCGGCTCTCTGCAGTGAAAATCCATTAGATGGAGGGATTCTCATGGATGGACCTGAGATAACCTTATCCAATGAACCTGGTTTAGGAATAAAAAATATCACTGGATTTGAGCTCATAAAAGATATAAAATAA
- a CDS encoding sodium:solute symporter family protein, with protein sequence MNQVILSLYFFLVIFIGYSSYKKIKGSKDYFIAGKDAGVKEIAGSLLATVLGSSAIIGSVNFSYANGWAGSWFMLCAALGLLGLLPLVDRLKKYKSYNLPELMGEFYGNEVKVLSSIIIPIAWIGIVAAQIMGSAKIISIFVDMNYSTAVIISGLVFIAYTFLGGQLSIIKTDFIQFLFIIAGVILCFTYILKGGGDIVGVGLINEKFGYLDLFIMILTYSSTFLVGPDIYSRIFCARDEKTAKQAIKLSIVILIPLGFILAGIGVYVSSNYGVDIVKGSVLMFLADRVLPQPIVILLYFGLLSAVISSADTTLLTASSTFAQIFMKDLREEQAIKLTRVFILIFGGFSILVALKFTFILSTLLLALAVYSGAFIVPCLAGILGYRCKKNYAVSGILLGGGLALYGKLTGGVPGNLIIIFSFLVNFIILVLGRPREVRIKK encoded by the coding sequence ATGAATCAGGTGATTTTAAGTTTATATTTTTTCTTAGTTATCTTTATAGGATATAGTTCTTACAAAAAAATTAAGGGATCAAAAGACTATTTTATAGCTGGAAAAGATGCTGGTGTGAAAGAAATTGCGGGAAGTCTCTTGGCTACAGTATTAGGAAGTTCAGCGATTATAGGAAGCGTTAATTTTTCCTATGCCAATGGATGGGCTGGCTCTTGGTTTATGCTCTGTGCAGCTTTAGGTCTTTTAGGTCTCCTACCCTTGGTAGACAGGTTAAAAAAATATAAGAGTTATAATTTACCGGAACTAATGGGAGAGTTTTACGGGAATGAGGTAAAGGTTCTTTCATCTATTATCATCCCTATTGCATGGATAGGCATAGTCGCAGCTCAGATAATGGGTTCAGCTAAGATAATCTCTATATTTGTGGATATGAACTACTCTACTGCAGTTATTATAAGTGGTCTGGTATTTATTGCCTATACATTTTTAGGGGGTCAATTATCCATTATAAAAACAGATTTTATCCAGTTTTTATTTATAATAGCCGGAGTTATTCTTTGTTTTACCTATATCTTAAAAGGTGGAGGAGATATAGTCGGGGTGGGACTGATCAATGAAAAATTTGGTTATTTAGATCTTTTTATTATGATTCTAACCTACTCATCTACTTTTTTAGTGGGACCGGATATCTATTCTAGGATATTTTGTGCCAGGGATGAAAAAACGGCTAAACAGGCTATAAAATTATCCATTGTAATTTTAATTCCACTAGGATTTATTTTAGCAGGGATAGGAGTTTATGTGAGTTCAAATTACGGGGTAGATATAGTAAAGGGATCTGTACTGATGTTTTTAGCAGACAGAGTATTGCCACAGCCAATAGTAATCTTACTTTACTTCGGATTATTGTCGGCAGTTATTTCCTCAGCGGATACTACCTTACTTACTGCTTCCTCTACTTTTGCCCAGATCTTTATGAAGGATTTAAGGGAGGAACAAGCTATAAAATTAACCAGAGTATTTATTCTTATTTTCGGTGGATTTTCTATACTGGTGGCATTGAAGTTTACCTTTATATTATCCACACTGCTACTTGCTCTAGCGGTCTATTCAGGAGCTTTTATAGTACCGTGTTTGGCAGGGATTTTAGGGTACAGGTGTAAAAAAAATTATGCTGTATCAGGGATTTTATTGGGTGGAGGTTTAGCTCTCTATGGTAAATTAACTGGAGGAGTACCAGGAAATCTCATAATTATTTTTTCATTCTTGGTGAACTTTATAATCTTGGTATTGGGAAGGCCTAGAGAGGTTAGAATAAAAAAATAA
- a CDS encoding ornithine aminomutase subunit alpha, which translates to MKGYLKREDDFSTRRKHLHNLTDEELKNKFWELAEKLVDPMLDLAKTHTTPSIERSVLLRMGFSSIEAKPLVDGAIDRGLIGKGVGHLVYKISEEKNISIRQAGEEMIEGNHWDTLMEIFKGGKK; encoded by the coding sequence ATGAAAGGATATTTAAAAAGAGAAGATGATTTCTCCACAAGAAGAAAACATCTGCATAATTTAACAGATGAAGAGTTAAAAAATAAATTTTGGGAGTTAGCAGAAAAATTAGTGGACCCAATGTTAGACCTGGCTAAAACCCATACTACACCATCAATTGAGAGATCAGTACTTCTCAGAATGGGGTTTTCAAGCATAGAAGCTAAGCCTTTGGTAGACGGAGCAATAGATAGAGGACTTATAGGAAAGGGTGTAGGTCACTTAGTATATAAAATATCAGAGGAAAAAAATATCTCTATTCGGCAGGCAGGGGAAGAGATGATAGAGGGAAACCACTGGGATACCCTTATGGAAATCTTTAAGGGAGGTAAAAAATAA
- a CDS encoding YwbE family protein, giving the protein MDGRNRSDIKPGIEVAIVLKNDQRSGKLTYGTVQDLLTNSKFHPHGIKVRLTDGQVGRVKEIIVK; this is encoded by the coding sequence ATGGATGGAAGAAATAGAAGTGACATAAAACCTGGTATAGAGGTAGCAATCGTTTTAAAAAATGATCAGAGAAGTGGTAAATTAACTTACGGAACAGTACAGGATCTTCTGACTAACAGTAAGTTTCACCCTCATGGGATAAAGGTAAGGCTTACAGATGGACAAGTTGGAAGGGTAAAAGAAATTATAGTAAAATAA
- the orr gene encoding ornithine racemase Orr: MTEYPRVVVDLSKIGENVKFLTKKCKESQIDVVGVTKVFSGSIEIAKVLVEGGVRYLGDSRVENLKKYENLDVPKIMIRLPMRSQIKEVIKHVDISLNSEISTIALLNEEAGKQYRVHRIILMLELGDLREGILPEDVERYMEQINSMKNIKLEGIGVNLTCYGGIIPSFDNLGELEKVSDLIEEKYNLKLNIISGGNSSSLDLLWKNNMPPKINNLRLGESLIFGRETAYGKDLEGCFYDSVKLEVEIIELKEKQSYPVGEIGLNAFGEKPVFVDRGKRKRAILAIGKQDVDQSNLEPMDEKLIILGASSDHLVLDVTDSKKEYKVGDIVEFKLDYGSLLQLTTSPYVKKVFD, encoded by the coding sequence ATGACTGAATACCCAAGAGTAGTAGTAGATCTAAGTAAGATCGGAGAAAATGTAAAATTTTTGACAAAAAAATGCAAGGAATCCCAGATAGATGTAGTGGGAGTAACCAAGGTTTTTTCAGGGAGTATAGAGATAGCTAAGGTATTGGTAGAGGGAGGAGTAAGATATTTAGGAGATTCCAGGGTGGAAAATTTAAAAAAATATGAAAACCTGGACGTTCCCAAGATAATGATTCGTCTGCCAATGAGATCTCAGATAAAAGAGGTGATAAAACACGTAGATATAAGTTTAAACAGTGAAATATCTACTATAGCTCTTTTAAATGAAGAGGCCGGCAAACAATATAGAGTCCATAGAATCATCCTGATGCTTGAATTAGGAGATCTTCGAGAGGGGATCCTACCAGAAGATGTAGAGAGGTATATGGAACAAATAAATTCTATGAAAAATATTAAATTAGAGGGAATAGGTGTGAATTTAACGTGTTACGGAGGTATTATTCCCAGTTTCGATAATTTAGGGGAATTAGAAAAAGTTTCGGATTTAATAGAGGAAAAATATAATTTAAAGCTAAATATTATATCAGGGGGGAATTCTAGTAGTTTGGATCTATTGTGGAAAAACAACATGCCTCCTAAAATAAATAACTTAAGGCTGGGGGAATCACTTATCTTTGGTCGAGAAACGGCTTATGGAAAAGATCTCGAAGGCTGTTTCTATGACAGTGTAAAATTAGAGGTAGAAATAATAGAGTTAAAGGAAAAACAATCTTATCCAGTTGGGGAAATTGGGCTCAATGCTTTTGGAGAAAAACCTGTATTTGTAGACAGAGGAAAGAGAAAAAGGGCTATTTTAGCTATCGGAAAACAAGATGTAGACCAGTCTAATTTAGAACCGATGGATGAAAAGTTAATAATATTAGGTGCCAGCAGTGATCATTTGGTGTTGGATGTAACTGATTCAAAAAAGGAATACAAGGTAGGAGATATAGTGGAATTTAAGCTGGATTATGGGTCTCTTTTACAGTTAACAACATCACCTTATGTAAAAAAGGTATTTGATTAA
- the nhaC gene encoding Na+/H+ antiporter NhaC, translated as MGSKMKKETTFMYALIPLLFLIGSLFYAIQIAHIDVHIPILVSAFFAAGVAIFGLNYTWNEIEAGMVETIKMALGAIIILMIIGMVVGTWIQSGVVPTMIFYGLKILSPGIFLPATVIICAIVSVATGSSWTTAATVGIALIGVGEGLGIPRNIVAGAIISGAYMGDKLSPLSDTTNLAPAMAGATLFEHIKHMLYTTVPSFIISIILFGFIGSKYTGAALNTGMIDGILTTLNGNFNISPLLLLVPVIVIGAVIMKVPAIPGLFGGAILGGIAAMVFQGASLGSVFSTLHYGYSAESGLPMVDDLLNRGGLDSMMWTVSLILCAMILGGIMEKTQMLATLAMKILSVAHSTGNLILVTILTPIFVNSIAGDQYLSIVVPGRMFKDAYTEKGLHPKNLSRSLEDAGTLTSPLIPWNTCGAYMIATLGLAPWTYVPYCFLNLINPIIAIIYGYTGFSIEKIEKEKVEVEA; from the coding sequence ATGGGGAGTAAGATGAAAAAGGAAACGACATTTATGTACGCACTGATACCGTTGTTATTTTTAATAGGAAGTTTATTTTATGCAATTCAAATTGCACATATTGACGTGCACATACCTATCTTAGTATCGGCATTTTTTGCAGCTGGAGTAGCTATATTTGGTTTAAATTACACATGGAATGAGATAGAAGCAGGAATGGTTGAAACTATCAAGATGGCTTTAGGTGCAATCATAATTCTTATGATAATCGGAATGGTAGTAGGAACTTGGATTCAATCTGGTGTAGTACCAACTATGATATTTTATGGATTAAAGATATTGTCACCTGGAATATTTTTACCGGCAACAGTTATCATATGTGCTATTGTATCGGTAGCGACAGGTTCATCATGGACAACAGCAGCAACAGTAGGTATAGCACTTATTGGTGTAGGAGAGGGACTTGGAATACCTAGAAATATAGTAGCCGGTGCGATTATTTCCGGAGCATATATGGGGGATAAATTATCACCATTATCAGATACAACAAATTTAGCACCAGCAATGGCAGGAGCTACATTATTTGAGCATATTAAGCATATGTTATATACAACAGTACCTAGTTTCATTATCTCTATAATTTTATTCGGATTTATTGGAAGTAAATATACAGGGGCTGCGTTGAACACAGGGATGATTGATGGAATATTAACTACTCTAAATGGAAACTTTAATATTAGCCCGTTACTATTATTAGTACCAGTTATTGTTATCGGGGCAGTAATAATGAAAGTTCCTGCAATACCTGGATTATTCGGTGGAGCTATCCTAGGTGGAATAGCAGCAATGGTCTTCCAGGGAGCATCATTAGGATCGGTATTCTCAACTTTACACTATGGTTATTCAGCTGAATCGGGATTACCAATGGTAGACGATCTATTAAATAGAGGGGGATTAGACTCTATGATGTGGACTGTTTCATTGATTCTTTGTGCTATGATCTTAGGTGGAATAATGGAAAAAACACAAATGTTAGCAACTTTAGCAATGAAGATTTTATCTGTGGCACACTCTACTGGAAACTTAATCTTAGTAACTATATTGACACCGATTTTTGTAAACTCAATAGCGGGAGATCAATATCTTTCAATAGTTGTACCAGGAAGAATGTTTAAGGATGCATATACAGAGAAAGGTTTACATCCTAAAAATCTTTCGAGATCATTAGAGGATGCAGGAACACTGACATCACCATTAATTCCTTGGAACACATGTGGGGCGTACATGATAGCTACTTTAGGGCTGGCACCATGGACTTATGTTCCGTATTGTTTCTTAAACTTAATAAATCCAATTATAGCTATAATTTATGGATATACAGGATTTTCAATTGAAAAGATAGAAAAGGAAAAAGTAGAAGTAGAAGCATAA
- a CDS encoding arginase encodes MKTKIIGVPLNFGANRCGLEFSINNFIDKYPKYKDKIEVLEVERQEEDFSIKGAKYLNTVAKTCEDLAVKVNKTLKDGNFPISLGGDHAIAIGSIAGVAKEKEIGILWMDAHGDMNTPEISGSGHIHGMPLATSVGHGHSKLIDCFYNGTKVKKEDVILFGTRDIDEREQKLIDELGIKNYTWKMIAEMGFEKALGEVKEFFKGRNLHISFDLDGIDPAEITAVGTPVVGGLSREMGKILISEMIDTASVTSIDIVEYNPIYEKESETSEYVDELLQLIEKKIN; translated from the coding sequence TTGAAAACAAAAATAATAGGGGTACCATTAAATTTCGGAGCCAACAGGTGTGGTTTAGAATTTAGTATAAATAACTTTATAGATAAATATCCAAAATATAAAGATAAGATAGAAGTTTTAGAGGTAGAGAGACAGGAAGAAGATTTTTCCATAAAGGGAGCTAAATACCTGAATACAGTAGCAAAAACCTGTGAAGATTTAGCAGTAAAGGTAAATAAGACATTAAAAGATGGGAATTTTCCCATTAGTCTGGGAGGAGATCACGCTATAGCTATAGGAAGTATAGCTGGGGTGGCTAAGGAAAAAGAGATTGGTATATTATGGATGGATGCTCATGGAGACATGAATACCCCTGAGATAAGTGGGTCGGGGCATATACATGGGATGCCGTTAGCTACCTCTGTAGGACACGGACATTCTAAATTGATAGATTGTTTTTATAATGGAACTAAGGTAAAGAAAGAAGACGTAATCTTATTTGGAACCAGAGATATAGATGAAAGGGAACAAAAATTGATCGATGAATTAGGGATTAAAAATTATACCTGGAAGATGATAGCAGAGATGGGATTTGAAAAAGCATTAGGTGAGGTAAAAGAATTTTTTAAAGGTAGAAACCTACATATCAGTTTTGACCTGGATGGGATAGATCCTGCAGAGATTACAGCTGTTGGGACACCTGTTGTAGGAGGACTCAGCCGTGAAATGGGGAAGATCTTGATATCGGAGATGATAGATACGGCATCTGTAACATCTATAGATATAGTGGAATATAATCCAATATATGAAAAAGAGTCAGAAACTTCTGAATATGTAGATGAATTGCTCCAATTAATAGAAAAAAAGATAAATTAA
- the oraE gene encoding D-ornithine 4,5-aminomutase subunit OraE, which translates to MKKLIPTEKMDIREILNDLENYRPKRRGWTWRKKVENLKMGAFEFTDCSEPLKNSIGIPAARYFDNLDPQPAEVITTEIASGRFEDDIRRMRMAAWHGADHLMVIRTAGQSHFDGLIEGTPQGIGGVPITRKQIRAQRKACDLIEEEVGRPINYHSYVSGVAGPDVAVMFAEEGVNGAHQDPQYNVLYRNINMVRSFIDAAESKKIMGWAEMAQIDGAHNANATARDAWKVMPELMVQHGLNSIFSYKSGIKKENICLSTVPPTAAPAPSMKFDLPYAVALRDLFTEYKMRAQMNTKYITSSSREATVTHVMNMMISRLTSADIQSTITPDEGRNVPWHVYNIEACDTAKQTLVGLDGLLEMVEVRKDGYLPKMVRELKERAVLYLEEMMETGGYFEAVEKGFFVDSGNYPEKNGDGIGRKKDGGVGAGRVFARDEDYMAPVTGHFGNNNIDQYGAKNPADLIGGSTFEDPDKIVYIDELDDVDNVNVRMAENEEYRSTSKIKPEVEWLADGTVQIELFLPTSQRIAEFAAVEFAKKMNLANPEVIHSEVMHISEGTRIQVKGKVEFDLDIDSLVIPPEPEVMTDDEIRGLVEKYDMKIVAGTVGEDEHSVGLREVIDIKHGGVEKFGMEVEYLGTSVPCEKLIDAAVELNADVVLASTIISHDDVHYKNMKKLHELAIEKGIRDKIIICAGGTQVTPEIARKNGMDEGFSKNDRGVNVASFLVKRKKEMMEK; encoded by the coding sequence ATGAAAAAATTAATACCAACTGAAAAAATGGACATAAGAGAAATATTAAATGATCTTGAAAACTATAGACCCAAGAGAAGAGGCTGGACTTGGAGAAAGAAGGTAGAAAATTTAAAGATGGGAGCATTTGAATTTACTGACTGCTCAGAACCATTAAAAAATTCTATTGGAATCCCAGCAGCTAGATATTTTGATAATTTAGACCCGCAACCTGCAGAAGTAATCACAACAGAGATCGCATCAGGAAGATTTGAAGATGATATCAGAAGGATGAGGATGGCAGCATGGCATGGGGCGGATCACCTTATGGTAATTAGAACAGCTGGACAATCACATTTTGATGGTCTGATAGAGGGGACACCACAAGGGATTGGAGGAGTACCTATTACCAGAAAACAAATAAGAGCACAGAGAAAAGCTTGTGATTTGATAGAGGAAGAGGTAGGAAGACCAATAAATTATCATTCATATGTATCAGGAGTAGCAGGACCTGACGTAGCAGTAATGTTTGCAGAAGAGGGAGTAAACGGAGCCCATCAGGATCCTCAATACAATGTACTCTATAGAAATATAAATATGGTAAGATCATTTATAGATGCAGCAGAATCAAAAAAAATAATGGGTTGGGCTGAGATGGCTCAAATAGATGGAGCACATAATGCCAATGCAACTGCTAGAGATGCATGGAAAGTAATGCCGGAACTTATGGTTCAGCATGGATTAAATTCTATATTTTCTTACAAATCAGGGATAAAGAAAGAGAATATATGTCTTTCTACAGTGCCTCCTACAGCAGCACCGGCACCATCTATGAAATTTGACCTGCCATATGCAGTAGCTCTGAGAGATCTATTTACAGAGTATAAGATGAGAGCTCAGATGAATACAAAATATATCACTTCATCGTCTAGAGAAGCTACAGTAACTCATGTAATGAATATGATGATCTCTAGATTGACAAGTGCAGATATTCAGTCTACAATCACACCTGATGAAGGTAGAAATGTACCTTGGCACGTGTATAATATAGAGGCCTGTGATACAGCTAAGCAAACTTTAGTAGGACTAGATGGATTACTCGAGATGGTAGAAGTAAGAAAAGACGGATACCTTCCAAAAATGGTAAGAGAATTAAAAGAAAGAGCTGTACTATATCTAGAAGAGATGATGGAAACAGGTGGATATTTTGAAGCTGTAGAGAAGGGATTCTTTGTAGATTCTGGTAATTATCCTGAAAAAAATGGTGATGGAATAGGTAGAAAAAAAGATGGCGGAGTAGGAGCTGGAAGAGTATTTGCAAGAGATGAAGACTATATGGCACCTGTAACAGGCCATTTTGGGAATAATAATATAGATCAATATGGAGCTAAAAACCCAGCTGATCTAATTGGTGGATCTACATTTGAAGATCCAGATAAGATAGTATATATCGATGAATTAGACGATGTAGATAACGTAAATGTAAGGATGGCAGAAAATGAGGAATATAGATCTACATCTAAGATCAAACCAGAGGTAGAATGGCTAGCTGACGGTACTGTGCAGATAGAGTTATTCCTGCCTACAAGTCAAAGAATAGCAGAATTTGCAGCCGTTGAATTTGCTAAAAAGATGAATTTAGCAAATCCAGAGGTAATTCATTCTGAAGTTATGCATATAAGTGAGGGAACTAGGATTCAGGTCAAAGGAAAGGTTGAATTTGATCTAGATATAGATAGTTTAGTAATCCCACCTGAACCTGAAGTTATGACAGATGATGAGATTAGAGGATTAGTAGAAAAATATGATATGAAGATAGTGGCAGGAACTGTAGGAGAGGATGAGCATTCAGTTGGACTCCGTGAAGTTATAGATATAAAACATGGAGGAGTGGAAAAATTTGGAATGGAAGTTGAATATTTAGGAACTTCTGTACCTTGTGAGAAACTAATTGATGCAGCTGTAGAACTAAATGCAGATGTAGTGTTAGCCTCTACAATCATCTCCCATGATGATGTTCACTATAAGAATATGAAAAAATTACATGAATTAGCCATTGAGAAAGGTATCAGAGATAAGATAATCATCTGTGCTGGTGGTACTCAGGTAACTCCTGAAATAGCTAGAAAAAATGGGATGGATGAAGGGTTCTCAAAAAATGACAGGGGAGTAAATGTAGCTTCATTCCTGGTAAAAAGAAAGAAAGAGATGATGGAAAAATAG
- a CDS encoding GlmL-related ornithine degradation protein: MKIDVLVAEIGSTTTVVNAFGNLNGENPKFIGQGQAPTTVDQGDVNLGLMDATYDLEEKLGIKELEYDEFLATSSAAGGLKMTVHGLVYDMTAKAAKEAALGAGANIHMVTSGKLRRTDLKEIEKIRPNIILLAGGVDYGERDTALYNAELLAKLDLDIPIIYAGNIQNCEEIKLIFEDYGKEKLLKIVENVYPKIDRLNVEPVRRVIQDVFEEHIIHAPGMEKVRDVVSGPIVPTPGAVMESSKILKEVIGDLVTIDVGGATTDIHSVTDGSEEITSILISPEPVAKRTVEGDLGVYVNMRNIVEIVGEKNLAKELSVEEEELTEHLLNFPPIPKSEMEIKTVEILTEKAVIMSVHRHAGGYRHLFGETKKTLAEGKDLTSIKWIIGTGGALTRIPNRIEILKKIAMSNKGDKLLPTPEAKILIDNDYIMASLGVLSKYNKESAVRLLKKSLKIEEVETL, from the coding sequence ATGAAAATAGATGTTTTGGTAGCAGAGATAGGAAGTACTACAACAGTTGTCAATGCCTTTGGAAATTTAAATGGAGAAAACCCAAAGTTTATAGGGCAGGGGCAGGCTCCTACCACGGTAGATCAAGGGGATGTGAATCTAGGTCTTATGGATGCTACATATGATTTGGAGGAAAAACTGGGAATTAAAGAGTTGGAATATGATGAGTTTTTAGCTACAAGTAGTGCAGCAGGGGGCTTGAAGATGACTGTTCATGGATTGGTATATGATATGACAGCTAAAGCGGCAAAGGAAGCAGCCCTTGGAGCAGGAGCAAATATTCATATGGTAACATCGGGAAAACTGAGAAGAACAGATTTAAAGGAGATAGAAAAAATAAGACCTAATATAATTTTACTCGCTGGAGGAGTGGATTATGGTGAGCGGGATACAGCTCTATATAATGCAGAACTTCTAGCTAAACTTGATTTGGATATACCTATAATCTATGCAGGAAATATCCAAAATTGTGAGGAGATAAAATTAATATTTGAGGACTATGGGAAAGAAAAACTTTTAAAAATAGTGGAAAATGTATATCCCAAGATAGATCGATTAAATGTAGAGCCTGTAAGACGTGTAATTCAAGATGTTTTTGAAGAGCATATAATCCATGCTCCAGGGATGGAAAAGGTAAGAGATGTAGTGAGCGGGCCTATAGTACCTACCCCGGGAGCTGTAATGGAATCCTCTAAGATCTTAAAAGAAGTTATAGGAGATTTGGTTACTATAGATGTGGGAGGAGCGACTACAGATATCCACTCGGTAACTGATGGCAGTGAGGAGATAACGAGTATTTTAATCTCTCCAGAACCTGTAGCCAAAAGAACTGTAGAGGGTGATTTAGGGGTCTATGTAAATATGAGGAATATAGTTGAGATAGTCGGGGAAAAAAACTTAGCTAAGGAGTTATCTGTAGAGGAAGAGGAATTGACAGAGCATCTTTTGAATTTCCCACCTATTCCTAAAAGTGAAATGGAGATAAAGACAGTGGAGATCTTGACAGAAAAAGCAGTGATTATGTCGGTTCATCGACATGCCGGTGGATATAGACACCTCTTTGGTGAAACTAAAAAAACTTTGGCTGAAGGTAAAGATCTGACCAGTATTAAATGGATAATAGGGACTGGAGGAGCATTAACCCGTATACCTAACAGGATAGAGATCTTAAAAAAAATAGCCATGAGTAATAAGGGAGATAAACTCCTACCTACGCCAGAGGCAAAAATATTGATAGATAATGATTATATTATGGCTTCTTTGGGAGTCCTTTCAAAATATAATAAAGAATCAGCAGTTAGATTGCTGAAAAAAAGTTTAAAAATAGAGGAGGTGGAAACTTTATGA
- a CDS encoding TetR/AcrR family transcriptional regulator, whose protein sequence is MINMKIGKREHKRVIQKMEIMNGFLDAMEISDLHLIKIEDICKTIGISKVTFFNYFQSKEQVIEYFIKLWQYDLSFKLDIEGLVGSKVIYGIFDHVSGHPAGQQIMNTLMEFFIKVKLYDPVIISDYELYIYNEEAYKKGYRETSLTRLIQKGLREKKLDANKETALINIIISGFYGTSFIQNLGLGSDFKSSYHEFLNHVLNENFR, encoded by the coding sequence ATGATTAATATGAAAATTGGAAAGAGGGAACACAAAAGAGTTATACAAAAAATGGAAATCATGAATGGATTTTTAGATGCAATGGAAATATCTGATCTACACCTAATAAAAATAGAAGATATCTGTAAAACAATAGGTATTTCGAAAGTCACTTTTTTTAATTACTTTCAATCAAAAGAACAGGTCATAGAGTACTTCATCAAACTATGGCAATACGACCTATCATTTAAACTAGATATAGAAGGATTAGTAGGGTCAAAGGTTATCTATGGTATTTTTGATCATGTAAGTGGACATCCAGCTGGACAACAAATTATGAATACTCTAATGGAGTTTTTTATTAAAGTAAAGCTTTATGATCCTGTGATCATTAGTGATTATGAACTCTATATTTATAATGAAGAGGCTTATAAAAAAGGATATAGAGAGACATCACTTACCAGACTGATCCAAAAAGGGTTAAGGGAAAAAAAATTAGACGCTAATAAAGAAACAGCATTGATTAATATCATTATTAGTGGTTTCTATGGGACATCATTTATTCAAAATTTAGGGTTAGGTAGTGATTTTAAATCATCGTACCATGAATTTTTAAACCACGTTTTAAATGAAAATTTTAGATAA